Proteins from one Halovivax limisalsi genomic window:
- a CDS encoding pyridoxal phosphate-dependent aminotransferase yields MIDPADRVTAVDSSGIREFFEIAAERDDVISLSVGEPDVSLAPAVRTAAIESIESDRTNYTANRGMRELREAIADHVERYDLTVEPEAVLVTAGASEAIDLALRALVDPGDVVAMAEPSYVSYPSGVTFSGGEVLPVETSPDEGFELSVERLRAAGAEAADLLLLNYPNNPTGRTYDRSTLAEIAAFAREHDLAVVADEIYAPFTYDREHVSIASLPGMAERTVVINGFSKAYAMTGFRLGYAIGPTRVVDAMNRIHQYTMLSAPTTAQHAALAALESGDDAVAETVATYDDRRRVVTDRLAELGFDCADPNGAFYAFPRIPGGGDDTAFARDLLEDAGVAVVPGSAFGTAGEGHVRLSYAASRSQLAAAFERIETFLRDRPTVAARE; encoded by the coding sequence ATGATCGACCCCGCAGACCGGGTGACAGCGGTCGACTCCTCCGGCATCCGCGAGTTCTTCGAGATCGCCGCCGAGCGAGACGACGTGATCTCGCTGAGCGTCGGCGAACCCGACGTCTCGCTCGCCCCGGCCGTCCGGACGGCCGCGATCGAGTCGATCGAATCCGACCGGACGAACTACACGGCAAACCGGGGGATGCGCGAGCTTCGCGAGGCGATCGCGGACCACGTCGAGCGGTACGACCTGACGGTCGAGCCGGAGGCGGTCCTGGTGACCGCCGGTGCCAGCGAGGCGATCGACCTCGCGCTCAGGGCGCTGGTCGACCCCGGCGACGTCGTCGCCATGGCGGAACCGAGTTACGTCTCGTACCCCTCGGGCGTGACGTTTTCCGGAGGCGAGGTTCTGCCGGTCGAGACGTCACCCGACGAGGGGTTCGAACTCTCGGTCGAGAGACTCCGGGCGGCCGGTGCAGAGGCGGCCGACCTCCTCCTGCTCAACTACCCGAACAATCCGACCGGTCGCACCTACGATCGGTCCACGCTCGCGGAGATCGCCGCGTTCGCCCGGGAGCACGATCTCGCCGTCGTCGCCGACGAGATCTACGCCCCGTTCACCTACGACCGCGAGCACGTCTCGATCGCCTCGCTGCCGGGCATGGCCGAGCGAACGGTCGTGATCAACGGGTTCTCGAAAGCCTACGCGATGACCGGCTTCCGGCTGGGCTACGCGATCGGCCCGACCCGCGTCGTCGACGCCATGAACCGCATTCACCAGTACACGATGCTGAGCGCGCCGACGACGGCCCAGCACGCGGCGCTGGCTGCGCTCGAATCGGGTGACGACGCCGTCGCCGAGACGGTCGCGACCTACGACGACCGGCGACGCGTCGTCACCGATCGACTCGCCGAACTGGGCTTCGACTGTGCGGACCCGAACGGTGCGTTCTACGCCTTTCCCCGGATCCCGGGCGGCGGGGACGACACCGCGTTCGCCCGCGACCTCCTCGAGGACGCGGGCGTCGCCGTCGTTCCGGGAAGCGCGTTCGGCACCGCGGGAGAGGGACACGTCAGACTCTCGTACGCGGCATCGCGCTCCCAACTGGCGGCGGCGTTCGAACGCATCGAAACGTTCCTGCGCGATCGGCCGACCGTCGCCGCACGGGAGTGA
- a CDS encoding thioredoxin family protein produces MVEMESSPALEAGDAAPDFELRGADGETHTLESFDDARALLIVFTCNHCPYAEAKFDVLNELAAEYDDAAVVGINPNDAEQYPEDSLDRMVELVEDGTIDWDAYLRDESQAVADAYGAVCTPDPYLFECDGGEWHLAYQGRLDDALNPDDEPTRYHIREAIDAVLAGESVDLDWQPSRGCSIKWREE; encoded by the coding sequence ATGGTCGAGATGGAATCCTCACCGGCTCTCGAAGCGGGGGACGCGGCCCCCGATTTCGAACTGCGCGGGGCGGACGGCGAAACTCACACCCTCGAGTCGTTCGACGACGCCCGCGCGTTGCTGATCGTGTTCACGTGCAATCACTGTCCGTACGCCGAGGCGAAGTTCGACGTGCTCAACGAACTCGCCGCCGAGTACGACGACGCGGCGGTCGTCGGGATCAACCCGAACGACGCCGAACAGTACCCCGAGGACTCCCTCGATCGAATGGTCGAACTCGTCGAGGACGGAACGATCGACTGGGACGCGTACCTGCGGGACGAATCCCAGGCCGTCGCCGACGCCTACGGCGCGGTCTGTACGCCGGATCCGTACCTCTTCGAGTGCGATGGCGGTGAGTGGCACCTCGCCTATCAGGGACGGCTCGACGACGCCCTGAACCCGGACGACGAGCCGACCCGGTATCACATCAGAGAGGCGATCGACGCCGTTCTCGCCGGCGAGTCCGTCGATCTCGACTGGCAGCCCTCGCGGGGCTGCTCGATCAAGTGGCGCGAGGAGTGA
- a CDS encoding PAS domain-containing sensor histidine kinase produces MSGDSALERISDVYFTVDSDWRLTHCNQSARGLFDDSNESVAGRLLWDVLPPGLDETFSEVCFEAMRSGTMRTADCYAESGDTWYESRAYPTESGLSVFLLDIDERKRRESHLEQQAAVVSALDDGVITLDADYRIVSVNETAGRALGMDEADLVGEHVDLVTDRASIPDDDTVAIGRAIEEVGTGKATQRTLDVSYMVDSSTDHRAEVRIARIESTEASLALVFHDVTDQRDFERLVHSLHEVTRWLLESSDPEEICAIAVHAGSDLLELPISGIWLLDQEQGYLDPIAGTAGAHEEFGGLPRFGPGEGLVWDVFEEGTATLYDDLSEESGVYNPETPLESEIIAPIGSYGVLMTGSFRANRFDETDLELLSTLAENTRAALDRADRERILRDRTERLERQSERLEAVATVLSEELKAELDDVSNSLEPEGGEYELDSTVESVDEAAATLDRAERLIDDIREYARNATSVGPRARIDLETAIDDAVAASRLESAAVVVEDGATLRADPDRFRYLLETIFNDAASRSVGDVTIQIGTVGVDVRPTGSRGFYVLDDASKNPPSGSASIPDFSIDEQPRDGLGLAVARAIAEAHDWSVSIGVGERGGTRFEVRDVTTLEPTSD; encoded by the coding sequence ATGTCCGGTGACTCAGCCCTCGAACGCATTTCTGACGTCTACTTCACCGTCGACAGCGACTGGCGACTGACCCACTGCAATCAGTCCGCGCGAGGACTCTTCGACGACTCGAACGAATCGGTCGCGGGACGCCTGCTCTGGGACGTCCTTCCGCCCGGCCTGGACGAGACGTTCTCCGAGGTCTGTTTCGAGGCGATGCGGTCGGGCACGATGCGGACCGCAGACTGTTACGCCGAGAGCGGCGACACCTGGTACGAATCGCGCGCCTACCCGACGGAGTCCGGCCTCTCGGTGTTCCTCCTCGACATCGACGAGCGAAAACGCAGGGAGTCACACCTCGAACAGCAAGCGGCGGTCGTGTCGGCGCTCGACGACGGCGTCATCACGCTCGACGCCGACTACCGGATCGTCTCGGTCAACGAAACCGCCGGCCGGGCGCTCGGCATGGACGAAGCCGACCTCGTGGGGGAACACGTCGACCTCGTCACCGATCGCGCGTCGATCCCGGACGACGATACGGTCGCGATCGGCCGGGCGATCGAGGAGGTCGGAACCGGAAAGGCGACGCAACGAACCCTCGACGTCAGCTACATGGTCGATTCGTCCACCGATCACCGGGCCGAGGTCCGGATCGCGCGAATCGAATCGACCGAGGCCAGCCTGGCGCTGGTCTTTCACGACGTGACTGATCAACGCGACTTCGAACGGCTCGTCCACTCGTTACACGAGGTCACCCGCTGGTTGCTCGAATCGTCCGACCCGGAGGAGATCTGTGCGATCGCCGTCCACGCGGGCAGCGACCTGCTCGAACTGCCGATCAGCGGCATCTGGTTGCTCGATCAGGAGCAGGGCTACCTCGATCCGATCGCGGGGACCGCCGGGGCGCACGAGGAGTTCGGCGGCCTCCCGCGGTTCGGACCGGGCGAGGGGCTCGTCTGGGACGTCTTCGAGGAGGGTACCGCGACCCTGTACGACGATCTCAGCGAGGAGTCGGGCGTCTACAACCCCGAGACGCCCTTAGAGAGCGAAATCATCGCGCCGATCGGATCCTACGGCGTCCTGATGACGGGGTCGTTCCGAGCGAACCGCTTCGACGAGACCGACCTCGAACTGCTCTCGACGCTGGCGGAGAACACGCGCGCCGCGCTCGACCGCGCGGATCGAGAGCGCATCCTCCGGGATCGTACCGAGCGCCTCGAACGCCAGTCGGAGCGACTCGAAGCGGTCGCGACGGTTCTCTCCGAGGAGCTGAAAGCAGAGCTTGACGATGTGTCGAACTCGCTCGAACCGGAGGGGGGCGAATACGAGCTGGATTCGACGGTCGAATCGGTCGACGAGGCGGCCGCGACGCTCGACCGCGCGGAGCGACTGATCGACGACATTCGCGAGTACGCCCGCAACGCCACGTCGGTCGGACCGCGCGCCCGAATCGACCTGGAGACGGCGATCGACGACGCCGTCGCCGCCTCGCGACTGGAGAGCGCCGCCGTCGTCGTCGAGGACGGGGCGACGCTGCGAGCCGATCCCGATCGGTTTCGATACCTCCTCGAAACCATCTTCAACGACGCGGCGAGCCGATCCGTCGGTGACGTCACGATCCAGATCGGGACCGTGGGCGTCGACGTCCGACCGACCGGTTCGCGCGGCTTTTACGTTCTCGACGACGCCTCGAAGAACCCGCCGTCCGGGTCGGCGTCGATACCGGACTTCTCGATCGACGAGCAACCGCGGGACGGACTCGGCCTCGCCGTCGCCCGGGCCATCGCCGAAGCGCACGACTGGTCGGTTTCCATCGGCGTCGGCGAGCGCGGCGGGACGCGGTTCGAGGTTCGCGACGTCACCACGCTGGAACCGACGTCAGACTGA
- the purL gene encoding phosphoribosylformylglycinamidine synthase subunit PurL, with protein MSLSASDRELVVEELGREPTPAEAALFENLWSEHCAYRSSRPLLSAFESDGENVVIGPGDDAAVVEVPTAADSDPIYITLGIESHNHPSYVDPFDGAATGVGGIVRDTLSMGAYPIALADSLYFGDFEDEHAKYLFEGVVEGISHYGNCIGVPTVAGSVDFHPDYEGNPLVNVACVGLLDPDRLVTAEAQQAGNKLVLFGNATGRDGLGGASFASEDLDEDAETEDRPAVQVGDPYAEKRLIEANELLVEAGLVESARDLGAAGLGGASSELVAKGGLGADIELSRVHQREPGMSGLEVLLAESQERMCYEIAPENVDRAAEIAERFDLGCSVIGEVTEDTYRCSFEGDVIVDVDAEFLGEGAPMNDLPATEPESPTRSLPSLTPDLRTAVESVVASPNTASKRWVYRQYDHEVGTRTALGPGDDAAIVALDEVTAPATDAAADGSQAPVGTADATDRPVGLAISSGAAPNWTSVAPYEGARAVALENATNLAAKGASPLAAVDCLNGGNPEKPGVYGGFTGIVDGLAEMCADLSVPVVGGNVSLYNDSPSGPIPPTPTLAMVGSRPGVDAPPAAATAEGDLLLVGPDPASTEPALGGSVYLGQYDGSDRFPALPDDPGALVDAIASVALADSTRAVHDVSHGGLAVSLAEMISPDAGLSVDLSASPFEADPAEILFDERPGRVLVQSTDPERVRELVGDRASVTALGTPTTSGELAIDAGASSLRLDAERIASLRSTITDELA; from the coding sequence ATGAGTCTCTCCGCGTCCGATCGCGAACTCGTCGTCGAGGAACTCGGCCGGGAGCCGACGCCGGCCGAGGCGGCGCTCTTCGAAAATCTCTGGAGCGAACACTGCGCCTATCGCTCGTCCCGACCGCTCCTCTCGGCGTTCGAGAGCGACGGCGAGAACGTCGTTATCGGTCCCGGCGACGACGCGGCCGTCGTCGAGGTCCCGACCGCCGCCGATTCTGATCCTATCTACATCACGCTCGGTATCGAGAGCCACAACCACCCCTCCTACGTCGACCCGTTCGACGGCGCGGCGACGGGCGTCGGCGGCATCGTCCGGGACACCCTCTCGATGGGGGCTTACCCCATCGCGCTCGCGGACAGCCTCTACTTCGGCGACTTCGAGGACGAGCACGCGAAGTACCTCTTCGAGGGCGTCGTCGAGGGCATCAGCCACTACGGCAACTGCATCGGCGTGCCGACGGTGGCCGGCAGCGTCGACTTCCACCCGGACTACGAGGGGAACCCGCTGGTCAACGTCGCCTGCGTCGGACTGCTCGATCCCGACCGACTCGTCACGGCGGAGGCCCAGCAAGCGGGAAACAAGCTGGTGCTGTTCGGCAACGCGACCGGCCGGGACGGGCTGGGCGGCGCGAGTTTCGCGAGCGAGGACCTCGACGAGGACGCGGAGACGGAGGATCGCCCCGCGGTGCAGGTGGGCGATCCGTACGCGGAAAAGCGCCTCATCGAGGCCAACGAGCTCCTCGTCGAGGCGGGTCTCGTCGAATCGGCTCGCGATCTCGGTGCCGCCGGTCTCGGCGGTGCCTCGAGCGAACTCGTCGCGAAGGGCGGACTCGGCGCCGACATCGAGCTCTCACGCGTCCACCAGCGCGAACCCGGCATGTCGGGCCTGGAGGTCCTGCTCGCCGAGTCCCAGGAGCGCATGTGTTACGAAATCGCGCCCGAGAACGTCGATCGCGCGGCCGAGATCGCGGAGCGGTTCGACCTCGGCTGCTCGGTGATCGGCGAGGTGACCGAAGACACCTACCGCTGTTCGTTCGAGGGAGACGTGATCGTCGACGTCGACGCGGAGTTCCTGGGCGAGGGCGCGCCGATGAACGACCTCCCCGCGACGGAGCCCGAGTCCCCGACCCGGTCGCTTCCCTCGCTGACGCCCGACCTGCGGACGGCGGTCGAATCGGTCGTCGCCAGTCCGAACACGGCGTCGAAACGCTGGGTGTACCGCCAGTACGACCACGAGGTCGGGACCCGGACGGCCCTCGGACCGGGCGACGACGCGGCGATCGTCGCCCTCGACGAGGTGACTGCGCCGGCGACCGACGCGGCCGCGGATGGGTCGCAAGCGCCCGTGGGGACCGCCGACGCGACCGACCGGCCAGTCGGTCTGGCCATCTCGAGCGGCGCGGCGCCGAACTGGACGAGCGTGGCGCCCTACGAGGGCGCGCGAGCGGTCGCGCTCGAGAACGCGACGAACCTCGCGGCGAAGGGCGCGAGCCCGCTCGCCGCGGTCGACTGCCTCAACGGCGGTAATCCCGAGAAGCCGGGCGTCTACGGCGGTTTCACGGGCATCGTCGACGGCCTCGCCGAGATGTGCGCCGACCTCTCGGTGCCGGTCGTCGGCGGCAACGTCTCGCTGTACAACGACTCGCCGTCGGGGCCGATCCCGCCGACGCCGACGCTCGCGATGGTCGGCTCGCGGCCCGGCGTCGACGCGCCTCCCGCGGCCGCCACAGCCGAGGGCGACCTCCTGCTCGTGGGCCCGGACCCCGCGTCGACGGAGCCGGCGCTCGGCGGGTCGGTCTACCTCGGTCAGTACGACGGGAGCGACCGATTCCCCGCCCTCCCGGACGATCCGGGTGCGCTCGTCGACGCGATCGCGTCGGTCGCGCTGGCCGACTCGACGCGGGCGGTCCACGACGTCAGCCACGGCGGGCTCGCCGTCTCGCTCGCGGAGATGATCTCGCCCGACGCCGGGCTCTCGGTCGACCTTTCGGCGTCGCCGTTCGAGGCCGACCCCGCGGAGATCCTCTTCGACGAGCGCCCGGGTCGCGTGCTGGTCCAGTCGACGGATCCAGAACGCGTGCGCGAACTGGTGGGCGATCGCGCGTCGGTCACGGCTCTGGGTACGCCGACGACGTCCGGCGAGCTGGCAATCGATGCGGGCGCGTCGTCGCTTCGTCTCGACGCCGAGCGGATCGCATCGCTTCGGTCGACCATCACCGACGAACTCGCGTAA
- a CDS encoding SDR family oxidoreductase has protein sequence MRVGILGCGYVGLELGRQLLERGDEVWGVRRSADGLDRVEAAGIRPVRADVTDRSTLEAVPDVDALVYAVSSGGRDAAAARERYVEGLETVLAAVGARPDPPDRLVYTSSTGVYGDHDGDWVDESTPIRPATERASVLANAEEIVLNAGDRWGINGTVARLAGIYGPGRYRIDRYLDGPVLDGYRNTIHRDDAAGAVAHLLATDAARDEVVLVVDDEPVSRWAFADWLAERCGRPSPPKETVADRLAGDDRSERARRRVRTNKRCSNDRLVSLGYTYRYPTYREGYRGVVDDTA, from the coding sequence ATGCGCGTCGGCATCCTCGGCTGCGGCTACGTCGGACTCGAACTGGGTCGACAACTCCTCGAACGAGGTGACGAGGTCTGGGGCGTCCGCCGGTCTGCAGACGGCCTCGACCGGGTGGAGGCGGCCGGGATTCGGCCGGTGCGGGCGGACGTGACCGATCGCTCGACGCTCGAGGCGGTCCCGGACGTCGACGCCCTGGTCTACGCGGTCAGCAGCGGCGGCCGGGACGCCGCGGCCGCCAGGGAGCGCTACGTCGAGGGGCTCGAAACCGTCCTCGCGGCCGTCGGAGCGCGACCGGATCCGCCGGACCGGCTCGTCTACACGTCCTCGACGGGCGTCTACGGCGATCACGACGGCGACTGGGTCGACGAATCGACGCCGATTCGACCGGCCACGGAGCGGGCGTCGGTGCTCGCGAACGCGGAGGAGATCGTGTTGAACGCGGGCGATCGATGGGGAATCAACGGCACCGTCGCCCGCCTCGCCGGCATCTACGGGCCAGGTCGATACCGGATCGACCGCTATCTCGACGGGCCGGTCCTCGACGGGTATCGGAACACGATCCATCGGGACGACGCGGCCGGCGCCGTCGCCCATCTGCTCGCGACGGACGCCGCGCGCGACGAGGTGGTCCTGGTCGTCGACGACGAACCGGTCTCTCGCTGGGCGTTCGCCGACTGGCTGGCCGAGCGCTGCGGGCGTCCCTCGCCGCCGAAAGAGACGGTCGCGGACCGACTCGCCGGCGACGACCGCTCGGAGCGGGCGCGACGGCGGGTCCGGACGAACAAGCGGTGTTCGAACGACCGACTCGTCTCCCTCGGATACACGTACCGGTATCCGACCTATCGCGAAGGGTATCGGGGCGTCGTCGACGACACCGCGTAG
- a CDS encoding response regulator transcription factor — protein sequence MVESPHVLIVEDEPDLANLYAAWLADECTVEKTYDGSEALELIDDAVDVVLLDRRMPGLSGDDVLDTIRDRELDCRVAMVTAVEPDFDIIEMGFDDYLVKPVSKNDLTTVVNQLLLRSTYDEQLQEYFSLAAKKALLDAQKSEVERKTSEEYAALEDQLAVLRTRVDDTMAQLFDQDVYRRLCEDLTRRTAPSE from the coding sequence ATGGTCGAATCGCCACACGTCCTGATCGTCGAAGACGAGCCTGATCTGGCGAACCTGTACGCCGCCTGGCTCGCAGACGAGTGTACGGTCGAGAAGACCTACGACGGCTCGGAAGCGCTCGAGTTGATCGACGACGCCGTCGACGTCGTTCTCCTGGACCGACGTATGCCTGGGCTCTCCGGCGACGACGTCCTCGATACGATCAGGGACCGCGAACTCGACTGTCGCGTCGCGATGGTGACCGCCGTCGAACCCGACTTCGACATCATCGAGATGGGATTCGACGATTACCTCGTCAAACCCGTCTCGAAGAACGACCTCACGACGGTCGTCAACCAGTTACTCCTCCGGTCGACGTACGACGAGCAACTGCAGGAGTACTTCTCGCTGGCGGCCAAGAAGGCGCTGCTGGACGCCCAGAAGTCGGAGGTCGAACGGAAGACGAGCGAGGAGTACGCCGCACTCGAAGATCAACTGGCCGTGTTGCGAACCCGGGTGGACGACACGATGGCCCAGCTGTTCGACCAGGACGTCTACCGCCGGCTGTGCGAGGATCTCACCCGTCGAACCGCGCCCTCAGAGTGA